In the genome of Persephonella sp., one region contains:
- the panB gene encoding 3-methyl-2-oxobutanoate hydroxymethyltransferase — MKTINDFLEAKKEGRKITMISTYEYWSAKICEEAGVDCILVGDSVGMVIQGLETTLPVTVDQMIYHAKAVRRGAPETFIIVDMPFMSYQISPEDALKNAGKIMKETGANAVKIEGGEEVIPIIQKLISSGIPVMGHLGLTPQSVHALGGYRVQGKTQQQQKKIINDSKALEQAGVFSIVLEAVPSDLAREITEFVDLPTIGIGAGRYTDGQVLVFHDMMGFFDRSPKFVKRYVEGKELFTQALKQFAKEVQEGKFPEKKHTYD, encoded by the coding sequence ATGAAAACCATAAATGATTTTTTAGAGGCAAAGAAAGAGGGTAGAAAGATAACAATGATATCCACATATGAATACTGGTCTGCAAAAATCTGTGAGGAAGCTGGTGTTGACTGTATTCTTGTTGGTGATTCTGTGGGAATGGTGATCCAGGGTCTTGAAACTACCCTGCCTGTTACTGTAGACCAGATGATTTACCATGCTAAGGCTGTTAGGAGGGGAGCTCCTGAAACTTTTATAATCGTTGATATGCCTTTTATGAGCTATCAGATAAGCCCGGAAGATGCCCTGAAAAATGCAGGAAAGATAATGAAAGAAACAGGTGCAAACGCTGTCAAGATTGAAGGTGGGGAGGAAGTTATTCCTATAATTCAGAAGCTGATATCTTCAGGTATTCCTGTAATGGGACATCTGGGATTAACCCCACAGTCTGTTCATGCCCTTGGAGGATATAGGGTTCAAGGGAAGACCCAGCAGCAGCAGAAAAAGATAATAAATGACTCAAAAGCTCTTGAACAGGCAGGAGTATTTTCAATAGTTCTTGAGGCTGTTCCGTCAGATCTTGCAAGAGAGATAACAGAGTTTGTTGATCTGCCTACAATAGGAATAGGTGCCGGCAGATATACCGATGGTCAGGTTCTTGTTTTTCACGACATGATGGGGTTTTTTGATAGATCCCCAAAGTTTGTAAAAAGGTATGTTGAAGGAAAAGAACTTTTCACACAAGCTTTAAAACAGTTTGCAAAAGAAGTTCAGGAAGGTAAATTTCCAGAGAAAAAACATACTTATGATTAA
- a CDS encoding putative nucleotidyltransferase substrate binding domain-containing protein, with amino-acid sequence MSLDIKEFLSKQEPFSSLSENQIEYIIKNSSLDYVPKDEILLKPGQIPSYLYLIIKGGFVLKKGETTLEFLEKGDSIGDTSLIFDQENQFTVQAVEDSILLLIPSDIFKTIINSHPEFKEYFTKTTIKKLTEGYRRLQGSIDDTSLLSIRDFPLKEPLFCSGEEKITEVAKKMTKKGLSYCLVGETSDLQGIITDRDLKDRVIAAGKNPDMIKAEEIKTYPVETIDSSKFLFEAVLKMVNKNIKRLPVVENKKVVGVIEDRDIFIFQSKNLLHFIKQIQVESDVKVLKEIYFNIQESVKNLFKTGKDIEILQKYTAEINDRFIQKAIQLTLNELKEKIDFSFVVLGSEGRKEQTLNTDIDNGIIYSDSSPRETVLKIGRKVVERLLEIGFPKCPGNIMASNPVWVKSLKDWEDTLSSWIHRPDPESIMYISIFFDLRSVYGNDNFSQQLRKHIFNVVEKNKNFLVVMALKTLEFEPPIGFFRNFIVEKTGEHKNELDIKKGGIFPIVQGTRVLSIENKVELTGTLDRLRELRNKIGTHLTEELIESFKFFQILRLKFQIEKIQEGKEPDNYINPEKLSKFEKDLLKDAFKVVKRFQEMLGVHYRIRV; translated from the coding sequence ATGAGTCTTGATATTAAAGAGTTTTTAAGTAAACAAGAGCCCTTCTCCTCCCTTTCAGAAAACCAGATAGAGTATATTATCAAAAATTCTTCCCTTGATTATGTTCCAAAAGATGAAATACTTTTAAAACCCGGTCAGATACCTTCATATTTATATCTTATAATCAAAGGGGGCTTTGTTCTAAAAAAAGGGGAAACTACCCTTGAATTTTTAGAAAAAGGAGACAGTATCGGCGATACTTCACTGATTTTTGATCAGGAAAACCAGTTTACCGTTCAGGCAGTTGAAGACAGCATACTGCTTTTAATCCCTTCTGATATATTTAAAACCATTATCAACAGCCACCCAGAGTTTAAAGAGTATTTCACAAAAACAACAATAAAAAAACTGACAGAAGGATACAGGAGATTACAGGGATCAATTGATGACACTTCCCTTTTAAGCATAAGGGATTTTCCCCTTAAAGAACCTTTATTCTGCAGTGGAGAAGAAAAAATCACAGAAGTTGCAAAAAAAATGACCAAAAAAGGTCTATCCTACTGCCTTGTAGGAGAAACTTCAGATCTGCAAGGAATAATAACAGATAGGGATCTGAAAGATAGAGTTATCGCAGCAGGAAAAAATCCAGATATGATCAAAGCTGAGGAGATCAAAACTTATCCGGTAGAAACTATAGACAGCAGCAAATTTTTATTTGAAGCAGTTCTTAAAATGGTTAACAAAAACATAAAAAGACTGCCTGTTGTTGAAAATAAAAAAGTTGTTGGGGTTATTGAAGATAGGGATATATTTATATTTCAGTCCAAAAACTTACTTCACTTTATAAAACAGATACAGGTTGAAAGTGATGTAAAAGTTTTAAAGGAGATTTATTTCAACATTCAGGAATCTGTGAAAAATCTTTTTAAAACCGGAAAAGACATAGAAATACTCCAGAAATACACAGCTGAAATAAATGACAGGTTTATACAGAAAGCTATCCAGCTGACCCTCAATGAGTTAAAGGAGAAGATAGATTTTTCTTTTGTTGTTTTAGGAAGTGAGGGAAGAAAAGAACAGACCCTTAACACAGACATTGATAACGGGATTATATACTCAGACAGTTCTCCCAGAGAAACTGTGTTAAAGATAGGAAGGAAGGTTGTTGAGAGGTTATTAGAAATAGGATTTCCAAAATGCCCCGGAAACATAATGGCATCTAATCCTGTATGGGTAAAATCTCTTAAAGATTGGGAGGACACTCTCAGCAGTTGGATACACAGACCTGATCCAGAAAGTATAATGTATATAAGCATTTTCTTTGATCTTAGATCTGTGTATGGAAATGATAACTTTTCACAACAGCTTAGAAAACATATTTTTAATGTTGTGGAAAAAAATAAAAACTTCCTTGTTGTGATGGCATTAAAAACACTGGAATTTGAACCTCCAATCGGTTTTTTCAGGAATTTTATAGTTGAAAAAACCGGTGAACACAAAAACGAGCTTGACATAAAAAAAGGAGGTATCTTCCCCATAGTTCAGGGAACAAGGGTTCTGTCCATTGAAAACAAAGTTGAGTTGACAGGAACACTTGATAGATTAAGAGAACTTAGAAATAAAATTGGAACCCATCTAACAGAGGAGTTAATTGAGAGCTTCAAATTCTTCCAGATACTCAGGCTAAAATTCCAGATAGAAAAAATTCAGGAAGGTAAAGAGCCTGATAATTACATAAATCCGGAAAAACTTTCAAAATTTGAAAAAGATCTTCTTAAAGATGCATTTAAGGTCGTAAAAAGGTTTCAGGAGATGTTAGGAGTTCACTACAGGATAAGAGTATGA
- a CDS encoding EAL domain-containing protein, whose protein sequence is MSEVFLGRQPILDRDIKIFGYELLFRDREENFAVIKDSIEATARVVMNLLTYMDFKEIINNKKGFINVSPEFLEGDFIDLLPENRIVLEISTLDKINKFVLDSISKVKEKGYQVALDNVQFNELLTPLLEIVDYVKINIRSFSDIELKEIVDFLKKYSVKTIAVKVETEKDFLFTKELGFDYFQGFFFEKPTIKKEKKLPSYKLALLKIIKYAILEKSIEEISELIKGYPDLGYKLLRYVNSPYFYLRNKVYSIKQALSILGYSNIQKWAILQLFASEGGDIKSNPLLERAVIRGKMMEVLVSKITSNIDLIEKAYITGMISLIGSVLYRPLEEILNELYIDEEIKKAVLQNEGILGSLLASIIDLEKDNIEEARKKLEPVRLGLEDLLSAELEAITYYENFMESN, encoded by the coding sequence ATGAGCGAAGTATTTTTGGGGCGTCAACCTATTCTTGATAGGGATATAAAGATATTCGGTTATGAGCTTCTTTTTAGAGATAGAGAAGAAAATTTTGCTGTAATCAAGGACTCAATAGAAGCAACAGCAAGGGTTGTGATGAACCTGCTGACATACATGGACTTTAAGGAAATAATAAACAACAAGAAAGGTTTTATAAATGTCAGCCCGGAGTTCTTGGAAGGGGACTTTATAGACCTTCTTCCTGAAAACAGAATTGTTCTTGAGATATCAACACTTGACAAAATAAACAAATTTGTCCTTGACAGTATCTCAAAAGTAAAGGAAAAAGGCTATCAGGTTGCTCTTGATAATGTCCAGTTTAACGAGCTTCTAACACCTCTTCTTGAGATAGTGGATTATGTGAAGATAAACATAAGAAGTTTTTCAGACATTGAACTAAAAGAAATTGTTGATTTTTTAAAAAAATACAGCGTTAAAACCATAGCTGTTAAGGTTGAAACTGAGAAAGATTTTCTGTTTACTAAAGAGCTTGGATTTGATTATTTTCAGGGATTTTTCTTTGAAAAGCCCACAATAAAAAAAGAAAAAAAACTTCCTTCCTATAAACTTGCCCTTCTTAAAATAATTAAGTATGCGATACTTGAAAAAAGTATAGAGGAGATCTCTGAACTGATCAAAGGTTATCCTGATCTTGGATATAAACTGCTTAGATATGTAAACTCCCCTTACTTTTATCTGAGGAATAAGGTCTATTCAATAAAACAGGCTCTTTCAATACTTGGATATTCAAACATACAGAAATGGGCTATACTTCAGCTTTTTGCATCGGAAGGGGGCGATATAAAATCTAATCCCCTGCTTGAAAGGGCTGTTATAAGGGGAAAAATGATGGAGGTACTCGTATCAAAAATAACATCAAATATAGATCTGATAGAAAAAGCTTACATCACAGGTATGATATCTCTTATCGGTTCTGTCCTTTACAGGCCTCTTGAAGAGATACTGAATGAGCTTTACATAGATGAAGAAATAAAAAAGGCTGTTCTGCAAAATGAAGGGATCTTAGGCAGTCTCCTTGCCTCAATTATTGATCTGGAAAAGGATAATATTGAAGAAGCAAGAAAAAAACTTGAACCTGTTAGATTAGGTCTTGAAGATCTTTTATCGGCAGAGCTTGAGGCTATCACCTACTACGAGAACTTTATGGAATCTAACTAA
- a CDS encoding c-type cytochrome encodes MKRLIVGIISFSAVINLSYGENAKELFKKYGCEGCHSDYGIIAGPAFYMVKEKYMKEFNGDKEALRKYLYNTIRKGSQGKWFDFLNMKMPSHPQIKEDEMKVIIDYIVNLKPPKKEKGEQSPK; translated from the coding sequence ATGAAAAGGTTAATTGTCGGGATTATATCTTTTTCTGCAGTAATAAATCTTTCATATGGGGAAAATGCAAAGGAATTATTTAAGAAATACGGATGTGAAGGCTGTCATTCTGATTACGGTATAATAGCAGGACCAGCTTTTTATATGGTTAAGGAAAAGTATATGAAAGAGTTTAACGGAGACAAAGAAGCCTTAAGAAAATACCTGTATAACACAATCAGAAAAGGAAGTCAGGGGAAATGGTTTGATTTTCTTAATATGAAAATGCCGTCCCATCCCCAGATAAAAGAAGATGAGATGAAGGTTATCATTGATTACATTGTTAATTTAAAACCACCTAAAAAAGAGAAAGGGGAGCAGTCCCCTAAATAA
- a CDS encoding L-threonylcarbamoyladenylate synthase: protein MIKIKKDFDKAVEVIKKGGVIVAPTDTLYGLLADALNKKAVERVYSLKKRSPDKPLIILIPSIDYLSIFGIKPSSVEEKLLERKGITVVMDIQDSKYEYLHRGKSSLAFRIPDYKPLIEFIRKVEKPLVAPSANPEGKTPPEDIKKAVEYFGDKVDLYVDKGKKKGLPSTIVKVNKDIKIIREGSIPGQEIKKML, encoded by the coding sequence ATGATTAAAATAAAAAAAGATTTTGATAAGGCTGTTGAAGTGATAAAAAAAGGTGGGGTTATTGTAGCCCCGACAGACACCCTTTACGGACTTCTTGCAGATGCTCTTAATAAAAAAGCTGTTGAGAGAGTGTATTCACTGAAAAAAAGATCTCCTGATAAACCTCTTATAATTCTTATTCCTTCAATAGATTATCTTTCTATATTCGGTATAAAACCTTCCAGCGTAGAGGAAAAACTCCTTGAGAGAAAAGGTATAACAGTTGTTATGGATATTCAGGACAGTAAGTATGAATACCTTCATAGAGGTAAAAGCTCTCTTGCTTTCAGAATTCCTGATTATAAACCTTTAATTGAATTTATAAGAAAAGTAGAAAAACCTCTTGTTGCCCCAAGTGCAAATCCAGAAGGCAAAACCCCCCCAGAAGATATAAAAAAAGCTGTTGAGTATTTTGGTGATAAGGTTGATCTTTATGTGGATAAAGGTAAAAAGAAAGGTCTGCCTTCAACAATAGTCAAGGTAAATAAAGATATAAAAATAATAAGAGAGGGAAGCATTCCCGGGCAAGAAATTAAAAAAATGTTATAA
- the speD gene encoding adenosylmethionine decarboxylase, with amino-acid sequence MIGFGPHLMVDGYDANYEVLASVEAVTEFLDMLPREINMTKIMPPYVFKYDGGDKPEDWGVSGFVIIAESHISIHTFPEKGYFSIDIFSCNDFDIDRAVEIIKDYFGTDRLEIRTTNRGTEFPRDIRIATSITDAQRNRLI; translated from the coding sequence TTGATAGGATTCGGACCACACTTGATGGTTGACGGTTACGATGCAAATTACGAAGTCCTCGCAAGCGTAGAGGCAGTAACAGAATTTTTAGACATGCTCCCAAGAGAGATCAACATGACCAAAATAATGCCTCCCTATGTATTCAAATACGACGGGGGAGATAAACCTGAAGACTGGGGGGTTTCTGGATTTGTGATTATAGCAGAAAGCCACATTAGCATACACACATTTCCCGAAAAGGGATACTTTTCAATAGATATATTCTCATGCAACGATTTTGACATAGACAGAGCTGTAGAAATCATAAAGGATTACTTTGGGACAGACAGACTTGAGATAAGAACAACAAACAGGGGAACTGAGTTCCCGAGAGATATAAGAATAGCTACATCTATTACAGATGCCCAAAGGAATAGACTTATTTAG
- a CDS encoding NAD+ synthase, translating into MRKLRLALAQINSTVGDIEGNTEKIIKCIKKARQHDVDIIAFPELAVTGYPPEDLLLKPSFINKNIRYLEKIAQESRNIISIVGFVDKVEDIYNASAVLLNGDVVAKYHKNFLPNYGVFDEVRYFQKGNEITILNIQGYKIGMSICEDIWYPENPINIQAIEGAELVININASPYYAGKVKVREDMLRVRARDNLISIAYVNLVGGQDELVFDGNSLVVGPDGDIIAKGKAFEEDLLICDIDLDAIFRKQLKDNRLRNLRASYKREERVVEVFLNYKIKDKVDIIPQRVELDLKETEEIYKALVLGLKDYIHKNNFEKVVIGLSGGIDSSLTATIAVDALGAENVKGVLMPSQYTSKESIEDAKQLAENLGIEIFVLPITDIFNSYLNELKPVFEGFEPDVTEENLQARIRGNLLMALSNKFGWIVLATGNKSEMSVGYATLYGDMVGGFAVLKDVYKTKVYELAQYRNSISQVIPERVLHKPPSAELKPDQKDEDELLPYVILDEIIYMYVEEDISAEDIAKKGFDRESVERVIKMIDRNEYKRRQAPVGIRITPRGFGKDRRMPITNKYREI; encoded by the coding sequence ATGAGGAAGCTCAGGCTGGCTCTGGCTCAGATTAACAGCACAGTAGGTGACATAGAGGGAAACACAGAAAAAATTATCAAATGTATAAAAAAAGCAAGACAGCATGATGTTGATATAATAGCGTTTCCAGAGCTTGCTGTCACAGGATATCCTCCTGAAGACCTTCTTTTGAAACCTTCATTTATTAATAAAAATATCAGATATTTAGAAAAAATCGCTCAGGAAAGCAGAAACATAATAAGTATTGTTGGCTTTGTTGATAAGGTGGAAGACATATATAACGCCTCTGCTGTTCTTTTGAACGGGGATGTAGTTGCAAAATACCACAAGAACTTTCTCCCTAATTACGGTGTTTTTGATGAGGTAAGGTATTTCCAGAAAGGTAATGAGATAACCATTCTGAATATTCAAGGATACAAAATAGGAATGTCAATATGTGAAGATATCTGGTATCCGGAAAACCCCATAAATATTCAGGCAATAGAAGGAGCTGAGCTTGTTATAAACATAAACGCTTCTCCATACTATGCAGGAAAGGTAAAAGTAAGAGAGGATATGCTCAGGGTGAGGGCAAGGGACAATCTGATCTCCATTGCGTATGTGAACCTTGTTGGGGGACAGGACGAGCTTGTTTTTGACGGCAACAGCCTTGTTGTCGGACCCGACGGAGACATAATCGCTAAAGGAAAGGCTTTTGAGGAAGATCTTCTTATATGTGATATTGATCTTGATGCTATTTTTAGAAAACAGCTTAAAGACAACAGGCTAAGGAACTTGAGAGCATCTTACAAAAGAGAAGAAAGGGTTGTAGAGGTTTTTCTTAACTACAAAATAAAAGATAAAGTAGATATTATTCCCCAGAGGGTTGAGCTTGACCTTAAAGAAACTGAAGAAATTTACAAAGCTCTTGTTTTGGGACTTAAGGATTATATACATAAAAATAACTTTGAAAAGGTTGTTATAGGGCTTTCGGGGGGAATAGACAGTTCGCTTACAGCAACAATAGCTGTTGATGCCCTTGGAGCTGAAAATGTGAAAGGGGTTCTTATGCCTTCCCAGTATACATCAAAAGAGAGCATTGAAGATGCAAAACAGCTGGCAGAGAACCTTGGGATAGAGATATTTGTGCTCCCGATAACGGATATTTTTAACAGCTATCTAAATGAACTTAAACCTGTATTTGAAGGTTTTGAACCTGACGTCACAGAAGAAAACCTTCAGGCGAGGATAAGGGGTAATCTTCTTATGGCTCTTTCAAACAAATTCGGCTGGATAGTTCTTGCAACAGGGAACAAATCTGAGATGAGCGTTGGATACGCAACCCTTTACGGAGATATGGTGGGCGGATTTGCTGTTTTAAAAGATGTGTATAAAACAAAGGTTTACGAACTTGCCCAGTACAGAAACAGCATTTCACAGGTAATACCTGAAAGAGTTCTCCACAAACCTCCCTCAGCAGAGCTAAAACCTGACCAGAAAGATGAAGATGAACTTTTGCCTTATGTAATACTTGATGAGATAATATATATGTATGTTGAGGAAGACATATCAGCTGAAGATATAGCAAAAAAAGGGTTTGACAGGGAAAGTGTAGAAAGAGTTATAAAAATGATAGACAGAAATGAGTACAAAAGAAGACAGGCTCCTGTTGGAATTAGAATAACACCAAGAGGTTTTGGAAAAGACAGAAGAATGCCAATAACAAACAAATACAGGGAGATTTAA
- a CDS encoding APC family permease, giving the protein MKDKKIGLWEAVSIAVGTMIGAGIFSILGVGAQICHNNLYIAFILAAVVSLSVAYSYAKLGSVYVSNAGPIEFILRGIGDNVITGTLSILMWFSYVISISLFAKAFGGYFLALFHIPVKPLYLAFMEILIVSFFTVLNFFGSKAVGKAEFWIVLVKLAVLLSFVVLGVWSIKPEFLKPLVDPEDIVSTFYAASVLFLTYMGFGLITNASENMENPKENVPKAIYISIMIVAVVYVSVAVVAVGNLGVEGLIKSKEYALAEAAKPFLGQIGFILVSIGALFSTSSAINATLYGGANVAYVLAKKGHLPKTFERKVWFNEPEGLYITAVLSIIFALFFDLNGISTLISFVFLIIYLFVIASHYKLLGEVEGNKLIILFNFIVIFTIFITLVAYQWKTQKESFFTSFGVLLVSFVFELTYRSITKRKFIKREFKNKNLKKRIFGLIKI; this is encoded by the coding sequence TTGAAAGATAAAAAGATAGGTCTGTGGGAAGCTGTTTCTATAGCTGTTGGCACCATGATAGGTGCTGGAATATTTTCAATTCTTGGGGTTGGTGCCCAGATCTGTCATAATAACCTTTATATCGCCTTCATTCTTGCAGCAGTTGTTTCTCTTTCTGTTGCTTATTCTTACGCAAAGTTAGGGTCTGTTTATGTCTCTAATGCAGGTCCGATTGAGTTTATACTCAGGGGGATTGGAGACAATGTGATAACAGGAACATTAAGCATACTTATGTGGTTCAGTTATGTTATCTCCATATCCCTTTTCGCGAAAGCCTTTGGTGGATACTTCCTTGCCCTGTTTCACATTCCTGTTAAGCCTTTATACCTTGCGTTTATGGAGATATTGATAGTCTCTTTTTTTACGGTTCTTAACTTTTTTGGATCAAAAGCTGTAGGTAAAGCAGAATTCTGGATAGTGCTTGTAAAACTTGCTGTTTTGCTCTCTTTTGTTGTGTTGGGTGTCTGGAGTATAAAACCTGAATTTTTGAAACCTCTTGTTGATCCTGAAGATATAGTATCAACCTTTTATGCAGCTTCTGTTTTATTTCTTACATATATGGGGTTTGGACTAATAACGAACGCATCAGAAAACATGGAAAACCCTAAAGAAAATGTTCCTAAAGCGATCTACATCAGTATAATGATAGTTGCTGTTGTTTATGTGTCTGTTGCTGTTGTTGCTGTTGGGAACCTTGGTGTAGAAGGCTTGATAAAGTCAAAAGAGTATGCACTTGCTGAGGCTGCAAAGCCTTTCTTGGGGCAGATAGGTTTTATTCTTGTCTCAATTGGTGCTCTGTTTTCAACATCTTCTGCTATAAATGCAACCCTTTACGGAGGAGCAAATGTTGCCTATGTTCTCGCAAAAAAAGGACACCTGCCTAAAACTTTTGAGAGAAAAGTGTGGTTTAACGAGCCGGAAGGTCTGTATATAACAGCTGTTTTGAGTATTATTTTTGCACTTTTCTTTGATCTGAACGGTATATCTACTCTCATAAGCTTTGTTTTTCTCATTATTTACCTTTTTGTGATAGCCTCACACTACAAGCTCTTAGGTGAAGTTGAGGGAAATAAACTGATAATACTTTTTAATTTTATTGTTATTTTTACGATCTTTATAACACTTGTAGCATACCAGTGGAAAACACAAAAAGAGAGCTTTTTTACAAGTTTTGGTGTTCTTTTGGTATCTTTTGTGTTTGAGCTGACTTACAGGTCTATAACCAAGAGAAAATTTATTAAAAGGGAATTTAAGAATAAAAATCTGAAAAAAAGGATATTTGGTCTTATAAAAATTTAA
- a CDS encoding exonuclease domain-containing protein: protein MNLLKKITYLKYKKNPYFHKFYTEIQKKPLEHLTFCSFDLETTGLDIKKDEIISIGGIKIKDLKIELSSKFYKVVRPKKKIKKESILIHGITTADIETALPPEEVIPNFLEYIKGTILVGYFISFDISILSRYSQEMFGIPVLNPYIDIRDIYFSKLKSRYTPTEKREEKNLEQLAEEYGIPVEKRHDAFYDSLISALIFMAMAKKDRSIVEKAVRKII, encoded by the coding sequence ATGAACTTATTAAAAAAAATAACTTATCTAAAGTATAAAAAAAATCCTTATTTTCACAAATTTTATACCGAAATTCAAAAAAAACCTCTGGAGCATCTCACTTTTTGTTCTTTTGATCTGGAGACTACAGGTCTGGACATAAAAAAAGATGAGATCATCTCTATAGGCGGTATAAAAATAAAAGACCTCAAAATAGAATTAAGTTCAAAATTTTATAAAGTGGTAAGACCAAAAAAAAAGATAAAAAAAGAAAGCATTTTGATACACGGTATTACTACAGCAGACATAGAGACAGCCCTCCCCCCAGAAGAAGTAATCCCTAATTTTTTAGAATACATAAAAGGAACTATTCTTGTTGGATACTTTATCAGTTTTGACATATCAATACTCTCAAGGTATTCACAGGAGATGTTTGGTATTCCTGTATTAAATCCATACATTGATATAAGAGATATTTATTTTTCAAAACTTAAAAGCAGGTACACACCTACAGAAAAAAGGGAAGAAAAAAATCTTGAACAGCTGGCAGAAGAATATGGCATACCTGTAGAAAAAAGACATGACGCATTTTACGACAGTCTTATATCAGCTCTGATTTTTATGGCTATGGCTAAAAAAGATAGATCTATTGTTGAAAAAGCTGTAAGAAAGATTATTTAA
- a CDS encoding glutamate-5-semialdehyde dehydrogenase has protein sequence MDLRVYAENISKRAKKSQKDLIKINTEIKNMALLRAAELIIEKKDLIQQENRKDLEKAEKKGYSKALLDRLALNEKRINGMVQVLKDVASLPDPVGQIISMWTRPNGLKIGRMRVPLGTIMIIYEARPNVTVEAASLCMKSSNAVILKGGSETINSNKILVDILKQAARETGFPEDAIQFVETTEREVVNYLLQLDQYIDVVIPRGGESLIRAVSEKAKMPVIKHYKGVCNLYIDNEADMEKALNIAYNAKVQRPSVCNAIENLIVHKDIAEKFLPEIAYYFGKAGVEMRCDQASLEILQDHPKAHDTELVPAEEEDYYEEFLDLIIAVKVVEDIDEAIDFIHKYGSNHSEAIVTENYTKGMRFINEVDSSAVYINASTRFTDGNEFGLGAEMGISTDKIHARGPMGLEELTIPKFIIFGDGQIRDNFGIPKEEENVEINKEACDLR, from the coding sequence ATGGATCTTAGGGTGTATGCTGAGAATATATCAAAAAGGGCAAAAAAATCTCAAAAAGATCTGATAAAAATAAACACCGAAATAAAAAACATGGCTCTCTTAAGAGCAGCTGAACTGATTATAGAAAAAAAAGACCTTATTCAACAGGAAAATAGAAAAGATCTTGAAAAAGCAGAAAAAAAAGGATACTCAAAGGCTCTTTTAGACAGACTGGCACTTAATGAGAAAAGAATAAACGGTATGGTTCAGGTTTTAAAAGATGTTGCATCTTTGCCTGATCCTGTCGGTCAGATAATCTCCATGTGGACAAGACCAAACGGTCTAAAAATAGGAAGAATGAGAGTTCCCCTTGGAACAATAATGATCATATACGAGGCAAGACCTAATGTGACTGTAGAGGCGGCTTCTCTGTGTATGAAATCTTCCAACGCTGTCATACTGAAAGGAGGCAGTGAGACAATAAACTCAAACAAAATACTTGTTGATATACTGAAGCAGGCTGCAAGGGAGACAGGTTTCCCTGAAGATGCGATACAGTTTGTTGAGACAACAGAGAGGGAGGTAGTCAACTACCTTCTGCAGTTAGATCAGTATATAGATGTGGTGATACCAAGAGGTGGGGAAAGTCTGATAAGAGCTGTATCTGAAAAGGCAAAAATGCCAGTAATAAAACATTACAAGGGTGTTTGCAACCTATACATAGACAACGAAGCAGATATGGAAAAGGCTTTAAACATAGCATACAACGCAAAAGTTCAGAGACCATCTGTATGTAATGCTATAGAAAATCTTATAGTTCACAAAGATATAGCTGAGAAGTTTCTTCCTGAGATAGCTTACTATTTTGGAAAAGCAGGAGTTGAGATGAGATGTGATCAAGCATCTCTTGAAATACTTCAGGATCACCCAAAAGCACATGATACTGAGCTTGTACCTGCTGAAGAAGAAGACTATTATGAGGAGTTTCTGGACCTGATCATAGCTGTAAAGGTAGTTGAAGATATAGATGAAGCTATTGATTTTATACACAAATATGGATCAAACCATTCAGAAGCTATCGTTACAGAAAACTACACAAAAGGAATGAGATTTATAAATGAGGTTGACAGTTCAGCTGTTTATATCAACGCCTCAACAAGATTTACAGATGGAAATGAGTTTGGACTTGGGGCTGAAATGGGAATATCAACAGATAAAATACATGCAAGAGGTCCTATGGGACTTGAGGAACTTACAATACCGAAATTTATCATATTTGGAGATGGACAGATAAGGGATAATTTTGGTATTCCAAAAGAGGAAGAAAATGTGGAGATTAATAAAGAAGCGTGTGATTTGAGGTAA